Sequence from the Ancalomicrobiaceae bacterium S20 genome:
CTGGCGGGTGGGTCCATGCGCGAGCGCGGCCGTGGCTGAAAGGGCGACGGCGCCGGCGAGCGCTACGGCGGTGACGAACGTCTTCATGCGTTTCCTCCGGTTATGCCGAACCCCGGTCGCATCGGGCTGACCCGTCTCCGACCGGGGAGGCTTCATTCCTATTCTGCACGGACGCGGCGCGCCGCTCACCTTGGCGTGAGCCGGGTGAGCGCTCGTGTCGCACCCTGTTCGCCCATCGATAGCGCGTTGTGGCGCTTCGGGAAATACGACCTCGGTCCAGCGAGCGGATCACGCCGGCGCCTGATCGGCGTCGACGTAGTGCGCCTGGATCTTGTCGAGAATCCAGCCCCAAGCCTCCATCTCGGCCGGGCCGGCGGTCTTGTCGATGGCGATCTTCAGATAGGCGAGTTCGGTCTCGACCTTGTCGGGCGACAGCATGCCGAGGCGCGTCGACAGGATCGCGGCCTCGAGCACGGCCGCCTGGGCGCGGTTGAAGCCGAGGAAGGGCGTGTGGCTCGCGGCATGGACGACGCGGCAGGCGAAGCGCGGCCGGGTCGCGTCGTCGGTGAAGCCGACGACCTCGAGCTCCATGTGGCCATGGGCGTCGGCCAGGCGTACGCCGTCGACCTGTTCGGCGGGCAGCATCGGCCAGTCGCGCCGGCCGGTGACGTGGCCGGCGATCACGCGCACATCTGACGGGCACGAGGCGACCGCGAAGGGGTGGCGCGCCAGATTGTCGATCGCCGGGGAGGGCCGGAACGGCGCCAGCACCCACTCGGCGCCGGCCTTGCGCTCCGCGTCGCTGGCGCGGATCAGGCCATAGGGCGCGACATGGAAACGGCCGTCGGCGTTCCGGGTCGCGACCACGGTTTCCAGGATGAAGGTCATGGCGCGTCGGTTCCCTCCGGGTCCGGGGTCTCACCAGCCGCAGCGGCGGCATCGCCGGAAGTGTCCTCCGGGCCATCGTCCTTGGCCCCGCCCTTGCGCTGGCGGCGGGTGGCGAGCGTGTGGCCGGCGTCGCGCAGCCGGGTCAGATCCTCGG
This genomic interval carries:
- a CDS encoding DUF447 domain-containing protein; this encodes MTFILETVVATRNADGRFHVAPYGLIRASDAERKAGAEWVLAPFRPSPAIDNLARHPFAVASCPSDVRVIAGHVTGRRDWPMLPAEQVDGVRLADAHGHMELEVVGFTDDATRPRFACRVVHAASHTPFLGFNRAQAAVLEAAILSTRLGMLSPDKVETELAYLKIAIDKTAGPAEMEAWGWILDKIQAHYVDADQAPA